Proteins encoded by one window of Geobacter sp. DSM 9736:
- a CDS encoding DUF1015 domain-containing protein, translating to MALIKPFRALRPASDLAERVAALPYDVMNVEEAQMMAAGNPYSFLHISRPEIDLPSEVDVHSEPVYVKGHENLMHFMKNRVLIQDQHDCYYVYRQKMGEIVQTGLVACASVDDYQSGVIKKHELTRADKEEDRVMHIDRLDANDEPVFYTYRHDARIAALVAEVTRGEAVYDFTTDDGVEHALWVIDKTDAIADLTALFAAIPVLYVADGHHRSAAASRVRDLRMKANPHHTGGEEYNFFLTVIFPDDEMNIMPYNRAVKDLNGLSPEQFIAGVSEQFEIAPVAGPFQPERTHQFCMVMNGKWFELRARQGSFNPDDAVSRLDVSILQNNLLSPILGIHNPRTDQRIHFVGGIRGLAELERLVAGGEYQVAFALHPTSLDELMALADEGKIMPPKSTWFEPKLRSGLFVHLLS from the coding sequence ATGGCATTGATTAAACCGTTCCGGGCGCTGCGGCCGGCGTCCGATCTGGCCGAACGTGTGGCTGCGCTTCCGTATGACGTCATGAACGTGGAGGAAGCCCAAATGATGGCGGCAGGGAATCCCTACAGCTTCCTCCACATATCACGGCCGGAGATCGATCTGCCTTCAGAGGTCGATGTCCATTCGGAGCCCGTGTATGTGAAGGGGCACGAAAACCTTATGCACTTCATGAAAAACCGTGTTCTCATCCAGGATCAGCATGACTGCTACTACGTCTATCGGCAGAAAATGGGAGAAATCGTTCAGACAGGTCTCGTCGCCTGCGCCAGCGTTGACGACTACCAGTCGGGCGTGATTAAAAAACATGAGCTCACACGTGCCGACAAGGAAGAGGACCGCGTCATGCACATAGACCGGCTCGATGCCAACGATGAGCCGGTCTTTTACACCTATCGCCACGATGCACGAATAGCAGCTCTGGTAGCTGAAGTGACGCGGGGAGAGGCCGTTTACGATTTTACCACCGATGACGGCGTCGAGCATGCCCTGTGGGTGATCGACAAGACTGACGCTATTGCCGACCTTACGGCTCTCTTCGCAGCCATTCCGGTACTCTATGTCGCAGATGGCCATCATCGGAGTGCGGCCGCGAGCCGGGTTCGCGACCTTCGCATGAAGGCGAATCCGCACCATACAGGGGGGGAGGAATACAACTTCTTCCTTACGGTCATTTTTCCGGATGACGAGATGAACATCATGCCGTACAACCGTGCCGTGAAGGACCTGAACGGCCTCAGTCCGGAGCAGTTCATTGCCGGCGTCTCCGAGCAGTTCGAAATCGCACCTGTCGCTGGCCCGTTCCAGCCGGAGCGCACTCATCAATTCTGCATGGTCATGAATGGGAAATGGTTCGAACTCCGTGCACGTCAGGGATCGTTCAATCCCGATGATGCAGTATCGAGGCTGGATGTATCAATTCTCCAGAACAATCTTCTGAGTCCGATTCTTGGAATTCATAATCCCCGTACAGATCAGCGGATCCATTTTGTCGGCGGCATCCGGGGGCTTGCAGAGCTTGAGCGCCTTGTTGCCGGTGGTGAATACCAGGTCGCCTTCGCCCTCCATCCCACCTCGCTGGATGAATTGATGGCTCTGGCGGACGAAGGAAAAATCATGCCCCCTAAATCAACCTGGTTCGAACCGAAGTTGCGAAGCGGGCTGTTCGTCCACCTTCTTTCGTAG
- a CDS encoding FKBP-type peptidyl-prolyl cis-trans isomerase produces MRGVEKLIVVLLLIAGIIIPACAQKEQKPAGDNAKQPAAAAQAAVKTPSGLSYVDLVTGTGAAPTPGKQVKVHYTGWLEDGTKFDSSLDSGQPFVFTLGVGQVIPGWDEGVQTMKTGGKRKLIVPPQLGYGAAGAGGVIPPNATLIFEVELLEVQN; encoded by the coding sequence GTGAGAGGTGTAGAAAAGTTGATTGTAGTTCTTCTTCTGATCGCAGGGATCATCATCCCGGCATGTGCACAGAAGGAGCAGAAGCCTGCAGGCGATAATGCGAAACAGCCCGCAGCCGCCGCACAGGCGGCCGTAAAGACTCCGTCGGGGCTGTCCTATGTTGATCTGGTCACCGGTACTGGAGCGGCCCCAACACCCGGCAAGCAGGTAAAGGTCCACTACACCGGGTGGCTTGAGGACGGCACCAAGTTCGACAGTTCGCTCGATTCAGGGCAGCCCTTCGTGTTCACACTGGGTGTGGGACAGGTGATTCCGGGATGGGACGAAGGGGTCCAAACCATGAAGACCGGCGGCAAGCGGAAGCTGATCGTGCCTCCTCAGCTCGGGTATGGTGCGGCCGGGGCCGGTGGCGTTATTCCTCCCAATGCGACCCTTATTTTCGAAGTGGAGCTTCTCGAAGTGCAGAACTGA
- the wrbA gene encoding NAD(P)H:quinone oxidoreductase: MKALVLYYSLYGHIHRMAEAVAEGVREIADAEAVLRRVPETLPPKVLELMGAVEAQKAFAHVPICTVDELVDYDAIIFGTPTRYGNMCGQMRQFLDATGQLWLKGALVGKVASVFASSATQHGGQESTILTFHVNLLHFGMVIVGLPYSFAQQMRIDEITGGSPYGASTIAGGRGERMPSENELAAARFQGRHVADIAARLARP; this comes from the coding sequence ATGAAAGCTCTGGTTCTATACTACTCGCTGTACGGACACATCCACAGAATGGCTGAGGCAGTTGCCGAAGGAGTACGGGAGATAGCCGACGCGGAAGCGGTACTTAGGCGTGTCCCCGAAACCCTCCCCCCGAAGGTCCTGGAGCTGATGGGAGCGGTGGAGGCCCAGAAGGCGTTTGCCCACGTACCCATCTGCACCGTCGATGAGCTTGTCGATTATGATGCCATCATCTTCGGAACGCCGACGCGGTACGGAAACATGTGCGGCCAGATGCGCCAGTTCCTCGATGCGACCGGACAGCTCTGGCTGAAAGGAGCGCTTGTCGGCAAGGTGGCAAGTGTTTTCGCAAGCTCGGCAACGCAGCACGGGGGGCAGGAATCAACCATCCTCACCTTCCACGTCAATCTGCTCCATTTCGGTATGGTCATCGTAGGCCTTCCCTACTCGTTCGCCCAGCAGATGAGGATAGACGAGATTACCGGCGGCTCACCATACGGCGCCAGCACCATCGCCGGTGGGCGTGGCGAACGCATGCCCAGCGAAAACGAGTTGGCCGCCGCACGTTTCCAGGGACGGCATGTCGCCGACATCGCAGCGCGGCTTGCAAGGCCGTAG
- a CDS encoding HD-GYP domain-containing protein: protein MREKITTYDFGTGSKMALAITGFILWWTLGGHLTESRLVAAGYVVLLMTALYFVLRQMERASALRLVEKNWSLAGEKVDLNETLSVLEETFTTTLQSIAEAADNNDTYASGHSARVADFSVKIGKAMGLADEELESLRKAALFHDIGRIWIPGYVLSKEGPLNAEEQSMVRKHPVIGAELLDSSRALPSETAAVLHHHERFDGTGYPNGLKGLAIPLEARILAVADAFDAMTSDRPYRSALLMRDALNELYSNAGTQFDPRVVEAFISVLDDITQENDVVLMTDKHFGARLYSTIGNC from the coding sequence ATGAGGGAGAAGATCACGACATACGATTTCGGAACCGGGAGCAAAATGGCTCTTGCTATCACCGGTTTTATTCTTTGGTGGACACTGGGCGGACATCTGACTGAGTCGAGACTTGTTGCCGCCGGCTACGTGGTTTTGCTCATGACTGCGCTCTACTTTGTCCTGCGTCAGATGGAGCGTGCTTCCGCTCTGAGGCTCGTCGAGAAGAATTGGTCTCTGGCTGGGGAAAAGGTCGATCTCAACGAGACACTGTCCGTTCTGGAGGAGACATTCACTACTACGCTTCAATCGATAGCCGAAGCAGCAGACAACAACGACACGTACGCCAGTGGGCATAGTGCGCGTGTTGCTGACTTTTCTGTCAAGATCGGAAAAGCGATGGGACTTGCCGATGAGGAGCTGGAGTCTCTTCGGAAGGCGGCACTTTTCCACGATATCGGTAGAATATGGATTCCCGGCTATGTCCTCAGCAAGGAAGGCCCACTCAATGCTGAAGAACAATCCATGGTTCGAAAGCATCCTGTAATCGGTGCCGAACTCCTCGATTCCTCCCGGGCGCTCCCGAGCGAAACTGCAGCCGTTCTTCACCATCACGAACGCTTCGACGGTACAGGCTACCCCAACGGCCTCAAGGGACTGGCGATTCCTCTGGAGGCCCGGATACTGGCAGTGGCAGACGCATTCGATGCTATGACGTCGGATCGCCCTTACAGGAGCGCGCTGCTCATGCGTGACGCGCTCAACGAGCTTTACTCCAATGCCGGTACTCAATTCGACCCGCGTGTTGTAGAAGCCTTCATAAGTGTCCTCGACGACATTACCCAGGAAAATGACGTTGTACTCATGACTGACAAGCATTTCGGCGCGCGTCTTTACAGCACGATCGGAAATTGCTGA
- the lysS gene encoding lysine--tRNA ligase, with translation MEELSELLLQRRRKVDALWEAGINPYPNDFKPAHTSADLQAAYGEVQQIEENPTSFVVAGRILARRSFGKAAFIQVQDRKGRMQLYVKKDAVGPDVFEQFETFDIGDIIGAEGYPFRTKTGELSLHVTSLRLLTKSLLPLPEKFHGLTDVETRYRQRYVDLIVNPEVREVFAKRSRIVNLIREFMTDNDFLEVETPMMQQIPGGATARPFVTHHNALDMELFLRIAPELYLKRLVVGGFEKVFEINRNFRNEGISVRHNPEFTMMEFYQAYATFEDLMNFTEELLCYVSEQLLGTLDIVYQGEAISLQRPWRRLTVREAILEYGDIDSKSLDDRDLAYAYAQKIGLDLPGDVGYGKLITEIFEEVAEPKLIQPTFITAYPTEVSPLSRRNDHDPEIVDRFEFFCAGREMANAFSELNDPRDQKERFLAQVAAKAKGDEEAHYMDEDYIRALEYGMPPTAGEGIGIDRLVMLLTDSPSIRDVILFPQLRKEIK, from the coding sequence ATGGAAGAGTTGAGCGAGTTGCTGCTCCAGAGAAGGCGGAAAGTCGATGCGCTGTGGGAAGCCGGAATCAACCCGTACCCCAACGATTTCAAGCCTGCGCATACTTCGGCCGACCTTCAGGCCGCTTACGGTGAAGTGCAGCAGATCGAGGAGAATCCGACCAGCTTCGTCGTCGCAGGAAGAATTCTCGCCCGCCGTTCGTTCGGCAAGGCTGCATTCATCCAGGTACAGGACCGGAAAGGGCGCATGCAGCTCTACGTCAAGAAGGATGCGGTCGGCCCCGACGTGTTCGAACAGTTTGAAACCTTCGACATAGGCGATATCATCGGTGCCGAAGGCTATCCGTTCCGCACCAAGACGGGAGAACTTTCACTTCATGTGACCAGCCTCAGGCTGCTTACCAAATCGCTACTGCCCTTGCCCGAAAAGTTTCACGGGCTGACCGATGTGGAGACCCGCTACAGGCAGCGCTACGTCGATCTTATCGTGAATCCGGAGGTGAGGGAAGTCTTCGCCAAGCGCTCCCGCATTGTAAATCTCATCCGGGAATTCATGACGGACAACGACTTCCTTGAAGTCGAAACGCCCATGATGCAGCAGATTCCCGGTGGAGCCACGGCGCGCCCCTTCGTGACCCATCATAACGCACTGGATATGGAGCTGTTTCTGCGGATTGCCCCGGAACTCTACCTGAAGCGGCTCGTAGTGGGCGGGTTCGAGAAGGTGTTCGAGATAAACCGTAATTTCCGCAACGAGGGAATTTCGGTTCGGCACAATCCGGAATTCACGATGATGGAGTTCTACCAGGCTTATGCTACCTTCGAAGACTTGATGAACTTTACTGAAGAACTCCTCTGCTATGTCTCAGAGCAGCTACTTGGAACGCTTGATATTGTGTATCAGGGCGAGGCGATTTCCCTTCAGCGTCCATGGCGGCGGCTGACCGTGCGGGAGGCGATTCTCGAGTATGGCGACATCGACTCGAAATCCCTGGACGATAGAGACCTTGCATATGCCTACGCCCAGAAGATAGGTCTCGACCTTCCCGGCGATGTAGGATATGGAAAACTGATAACCGAAATCTTCGAAGAGGTAGCCGAGCCGAAGCTTATTCAGCCTACGTTCATTACCGCCTATCCCACGGAAGTCTCTCCGCTCTCGCGTAGGAATGACCACGATCCCGAGATCGTCGACAGGTTTGAGTTTTTCTGCGCAGGACGTGAGATGGCAAATGCATTTTCCGAGCTAAACGATCCTCGCGACCAGAAGGAGCGTTTCCTCGCGCAGGTCGCGGCCAAGGCCAAGGGGGATGAAGAGGCTCACTACATGGATGAGGATTACATCCGTGCGCTTGAATACGGTATGCCTCCCACCGCCGGCGAGGGGATCGGAATCGATCGTCTGGTCATGCTGCTCACCGATTCGCCATCGATTCGCGACGTCATACTGTTTCCCCAGCTGCGAAAAGAGATAAAATAA
- a CDS encoding lipoprotein-releasing ABC transporter permease subunit: MPYELFIGLRYLKAKRKSTFISIITVISTAGVALGVMALIIVLAVMTGFEEDLKDKILGTNAHIVVLKSTGGIEGYDALMGRLKKIDGVVAATPFIYNQVMLSSGKNVSGVVLRGVDVATDPLVTNLSKSLVEGKLQQLEKPAQVPLAGSEPARPGLIIGKELAKNLNLYTGDTVNVISPLGNITPLGMVPKMKQFRVVGIFNTGMFEYDSTLGYVSLPEAQEFLGLGDTVTGIQLKVSDVYATGRIAAQINTKIGFPYFARDWMQMNKNILFALKTEKLVMFIILTLIVLVAAFGIASTLFMVVMEKTKDIAILKSMGATGTSIMKIFVIEGLIIGIFGTLIGVLGGLLVATNLEPIITVVQHVTGFELFSKDVYYLDHFPSRVVPSDVLLISVTAVLISFLATLYPSWQASRLSPAEALRYE; the protein is encoded by the coding sequence ATGCCCTACGAACTCTTCATTGGCCTGCGTTATCTGAAAGCGAAGCGCAAGTCGACCTTCATTTCGATCATTACGGTCATTTCGACCGCGGGGGTGGCCCTCGGCGTCATGGCTCTCATCATCGTTCTGGCGGTGATGACAGGGTTTGAGGAGGACCTTAAGGATAAGATTCTCGGCACCAACGCCCACATCGTCGTTCTCAAGTCCACGGGGGGGATCGAAGGTTATGACGCACTCATGGGGAGGCTCAAGAAGATAGATGGTGTTGTTGCCGCGACCCCGTTCATCTATAACCAGGTTATGCTCTCCAGCGGGAAGAATGTCTCCGGTGTAGTTCTGCGCGGGGTGGATGTCGCCACCGATCCACTGGTTACGAACCTGAGCAAGTCACTGGTGGAGGGGAAGCTCCAGCAGCTGGAAAAGCCCGCGCAGGTACCTCTGGCAGGAAGCGAGCCTGCGCGTCCGGGTCTGATAATTGGTAAAGAGCTGGCAAAAAACCTGAACCTTTATACCGGCGACACCGTCAACGTCATCTCTCCCCTCGGAAACATCACGCCGCTAGGAATGGTGCCTAAGATGAAGCAGTTCCGCGTTGTCGGAATCTTCAATACCGGCATGTTCGAGTATGATTCGACCCTGGGGTATGTTTCGCTTCCGGAAGCGCAGGAGTTCCTGGGGCTGGGTGACACCGTCACCGGTATCCAGCTCAAGGTGTCCGATGTGTACGCGACGGGACGGATCGCGGCCCAGATCAACACCAAGATCGGTTTCCCCTATTTTGCCCGCGACTGGATGCAGATGAACAAGAACATCCTCTTCGCTCTCAAGACGGAAAAGCTAGTCATGTTCATCATCCTGACCCTGATCGTGCTCGTTGCAGCGTTCGGTATAGCATCAACCCTCTTTATGGTTGTGATGGAGAAGACCAAGGATATCGCCATACTCAAGTCTATGGGTGCCACCGGCACGAGCATCATGAAGATTTTCGTCATAGAGGGGCTGATCATAGGTATTTTCGGTACTCTCATCGGCGTGCTGGGGGGGCTGCTCGTTGCCACGAACCTGGAGCCTATCATTACCGTGGTTCAACACGTGACGGGTTTTGAGCTGTTCAGCAAGGATGTCTACTACCTTGACCATTTCCCTTCACGGGTCGTTCCCTCCGATGTGCTGCTCATTTCAGTCACTGCGGTTCTGATCTCGTTCCTGGCCACTCTCTACCCCTCCTGGCAGGCATCGCGGCTTTCCCCTGCGGAGGCTCTTAGATATGAATAG
- a CDS encoding ABC transporter ATP-binding protein, giving the protein MAELLDTVDLRKSYGSGEGKVEVLKGVTLQVEAGATVALVGASGAGKSTLLHLLGALDRPSSGTVKFRGEDIFRQSDSALALFRNRSIGFVFQFHHLLPEFTALENSMMPLLISGMKRDEAAVIAEEMLSNVGLSHRLTHKPGELSGGEQQRVAIARSLVLSPQLLLADEPTGNLDMKTSEGIHDLLSEINGRTGITIIIVTHNELLAARMGRTIRLVDGRLD; this is encoded by the coding sequence ATGGCTGAGCTCCTCGATACAGTTGATCTGCGCAAGTCGTACGGATCCGGAGAAGGTAAGGTCGAAGTCCTCAAGGGAGTGACCCTTCAGGTTGAGGCAGGTGCCACTGTTGCCCTCGTCGGTGCTTCGGGAGCCGGGAAGAGCACGCTTCTCCACCTTCTCGGAGCCCTTGACCGCCCCAGTTCGGGCACCGTCAAGTTCCGGGGGGAAGACATTTTTCGCCAGAGCGATTCTGCTCTCGCGCTGTTCCGCAACAGGTCCATCGGTTTCGTGTTCCAGTTTCACCATCTCCTTCCCGAGTTCACCGCGCTCGAAAACTCGATGATGCCGCTGCTGATTTCAGGAATGAAGAGGGACGAGGCGGCAGTCATCGCTGAGGAGATGCTTTCCAACGTCGGATTGTCGCACCGCCTCACTCACAAGCCGGGGGAGCTTTCGGGAGGGGAGCAGCAGCGGGTGGCCATTGCCCGGTCACTGGTCCTGTCTCCGCAACTGCTCCTGGCCGACGAGCCGACCGGAAACCTGGACATGAAGACCAGTGAGGGTATTCACGACCTTCTGTCCGAGATTAACGGCAGGACTGGTATAACCATAATCATAGTAACCCATAACGAACTCCTGGCAGCCCGCATGGGAAGGACCATACGGCTCGTCGACGGCCGGCTGGACTAG